A single genomic interval of Flammeovirgaceae bacterium harbors:
- a CDS encoding cupin domain-containing protein, whose amino-acid sequence MVEKINWDTVPQEEVNPSMKRRIITGKKLMVAKMNFKDGFVVPLHHHVHEQITQVVSGKMRFWFGANKEQQMDLEAGDVVVIPSNLPHEALMMGDVVEIDSWSPPREDWLDGTDDYLRK is encoded by the coding sequence ATGGTGGAAAAAATAAATTGGGACACTGTCCCTCAGGAAGAAGTAAACCCTTCCATGAAAAGAAGGATCATTACGGGAAAAAAATTGATGGTAGCCAAAATGAATTTCAAGGATGGGTTTGTGGTCCCCCTCCACCATCACGTGCACGAGCAAATCACGCAAGTGGTCTCTGGCAAGATGAGGTTTTGGTTTGGCGCCAACAAAGAACAGCAGATGGACCTGGAGGCAGGCGATGTGGTGGTGATCCCCTCCAACTTGCCCCATGAAGCCCTGATGATGGGGGACGTGGTGGAAATAGATTCCTGGTCGCCACCCCGTGAAGATTGGCTGGATGGCACGGACGATTACTTGAGGAAATAA